CCTTTGTGGCTTTCGGCTAGCTGGCTTTCAAGCGCATCCAGTTTGTCCTGTGCCTCCTTGATCTTACCGTAACGGAGTTCGGCTACTTTTCCGTAGTTGCCTTCGCGCTCGGCACGTTCGGCTTCTGCCTTAAAGTTCTCGATCTCGGTTTTGGCAGCTTGTATGTTATCCACAACATCTTTCTCGCTCTTCCAGCGGGCGTAGATCTCGTTGCGGTCTTCTTTCAGGTTAGCAAGTTCCATACCGAGCGATTTTAGTTTCGGCTCGTCGTTCTCACGTTTAATAGCCTCGATCTCGATCTCCAGCTGCATGATCTTACGGTCCAGCACATCCAGTTCTTCCGGCTTGGAGTTGATCTCCATACGCAATTTGGATGCCGCCTCATCCATAAGGTCGATAGCCTTGTCCGGAAGGAAACGGTTGGTAATATAGCGCTGCGATAGCTCTACTGCGGCTATGATCGCATCGTCTTTTATCCTTACTTGGTGGTGGGTCTCATATTTTTCTTTGATACCGCGAAGGATGGATATAGCGCTTTCGGTATCCGGCTCGTCCACCATTACCTTTTGGAAGCGGCGTTCGAGCGCTTTGTCTTTTTCGAAGTATTTCTGATATTCGTCAAGGGTTGTTGCGCCTATTGCTCGAAGCTCGCCACGGGCCAGGGCAGGTTTCAGGATGTTCGCGGCATCCATCGCGCCTTCACCGCCACCGGCACCCACAAGGGTATGTATCTCATCAATAAACAGCACGATATCGCCTTCGGCAGAAGTAACTTCCTTCACTACGGACTTCAAACGCTCTTCAAATTCACCTTTGTATTTAGCACCCGCTATCAGCGCACCCATATCAAGGGAGTACACGATCTTGCTCTTGAGGTTCTCAGGTACGTCGCCCTGTACGATACGGTGTGCAAGTCCTTCGGCAATAGCGGTCTTACCCACGCCGGGCTCACCTACGAGCATCGGGTTGTTTTTGGTGCGTCGCGAAAGGATCTGCAAAACGCGACGTATCTCCTCATCGCGGCCGATAACCGGGTCGAGTTTTCCCTCGTTAGCCAACTGGTTGAGGTTCTTAGCATATTTGTTAAGCGAATTATAGGTTTCTTCGGCGCTGGCAGAAGTCACTCTTTCTCCTTTTCGAAGTTCATCGATAGCTGCTTTCAGGCCTTTTTCGGTTACACCCTGGTCTTTTAATATCTGGGCTACTTTGCTTTTGGAAGCAAAAATGGCCAGCAGCAAATGCTCGATGGAAACAAATTCATCGTTCATTTTACGTGCAATGTTCGAGGCTTCGGTAAGGGCGGTACCTGCATCGCGGGAAAGTCCTATTTCGCCACCTAATACTTTCGGGAAGCCTTCTATAACCCTGTCCAGTACCTGGTTGAATATTGGGAGGTTTACATTAAGTTTTTTAAGAAGGAAAGGCGTTACGTTTTCGTCCACTTCCAGGATAGCTTTCACGATGTGCTCGTTTTCTATCTGTTGCTGGCCAAGGCTTTGGGCGAGTTGCTGCGCCCTCTGTATGGCCTCTTGTGATTTTATGGTAAAATTGGCAAAGTTCATATTCTAATTTATTTAAATTTGATAAGACTGTTTCAATTTCTGTTCCTTTAAGTAAAAACCGACAAATTGTCCTGAAGCACCAGTATTTATTACTAGTTTAGCAGACAAAATGTCTTAAAAATGTCAATATGGGCTTATTTAATAAAATGTTTGGCGAATCTGATAGTAAAGATACATCATCTTTGGGTGTAAAATGGAACAATTTAACGTCATCGCAACAGCTTGATGATATTATTCAGGAGTCGGCAGAGACACCCGTACTTATCTTTAAACACAGTACGCGATGTGGTATTAGCCGAATGGCGTTGAAGGGATTTGAGAGCGAATATGCAATCGAAGCTGATAAGGTAAAGCCCTATTTTTTAGACCTGCTGGAACACCGGGATATTTCGAATGAAATTGCCACGATCTTCCATGTCGAGCACCAGTCGCCGCAATTGCTGCTTGTGAAGGATGGCGTGGTTACCTATCATACTTCCCACGGCGACATTAATGCCGGGGAAGTGAAAGCAAAGTTGTAGAACTTATCGGTAGAACACATTTTTCTTTCAGCCTTTCTGTTAGGATTTATCTTTATAAATCAGGATTGTTTCCCCGGGTATTAATGGCTTTTAATACTTTAAATTCGGGAACTCATATAAACAAAACGCCCCCAACCGGGGCGTGTATTATTTTTTAAAAGATGGAATTATAACTCAGTTATTATTATCGAAAGAAAATCTTACATTAGTGCGAGATAATCTCTATGGATGAAAAAGCCTAATCTTAATTTAAATGCGAGGCCCCTATTTATAATAGTGATCTCAATACTGTTCTTTTTGTGTAGGCATACAGGCAATAAAAATAGTAATGACATTGCACAATTAACCACAAATATCAACAAAAACAAAGATTGTATAAAGGAAACCGGAGAACTGGATGCGGATAGTATTGCTTTTGACGGAATTTTGCAGGATGCATTAAAGTTAGCCGATAAAAATATAAGTAAAAATAATTTCTCTAAAAAATACAATGTCGTTTCAGAAGCGGATGGAAGTCCTATAGTGGAAGTTGAGATTAATTTAGGCTATCATTTTACAAAAACATTACAACACCTCGTAGTTCGGAGGAAAGACCCATCCACGGTTTATATTGACATTTTCTCTAAGCAAAATAAAAAGTTTAAAAAAGTGCTTTCGCATGAACAATGGGCGTTGGAATATACAAACGATACTATTCGGAATGTTAATGGTGACGGATATAAAGATTTTATAGTTAATTGGTATGGCAGCAGCGGATGTTGTCTCAAAGCATTCAGTAATGTTTATCTATTAAGGGCGGACAAGCAGACTTTTGCTAAGAACCTGGAGTTTATAAATCCAACCTTTTCGCCAGAAGAAGGTATTATCAGGGGTGTATGCTATGGTCAGCCGGGAGAAACGGAAATGTATAAATATAAATGGAATGGGGAACTGACCGATACTTTGGAATATGTCTCCTACCAAATAGATGATGCGGGAATTAAGACAGGAAAAGTTATCCTTTCTAATGGAGATTCATACAGCAAAAAGTATAAGGTCATCAAAGTATTAAATGCTGTCCCGCAAGAATATAGGAAGATCGGTGGCTATGACTGGTTTACGGGAAATGTTGTGATTAAACAGAAATATAAAAGCCCCTTTCGGGGCTTTACTCTTTTTACTTCTTATAAGGAGGCAGCAACTTACTGCACACTTCCCCAAAGCCTATCCGTACCTCGTCGTTCTCACAATAGCCGCGCATGATCACGCTGTCGCCGTCGTTGATGAACTTGCGTTCGGTACCGTCTTTAAGGGTTATTGGGTTCTTGCCGCCCCAGGTAAGTTCCAGCATAGATCCGAAGCTATCGGGCGTAGGGCCGGAGATGGTACCGCTTCCCATAAGATCACCACTGTTGATGCGGCAGCCATTTACGGTGTGGTGCGCCAGCTGCTGTGCCATGCTCCAGTACATATATTTAAAGTTCGAATTTGAGATCACGGTCTCTTCGCCGCCTTCCGGCTCGATAGCAACCTGTAGTTTTATGTCAAACGCGTGCGCGCCTTGCTGTTGCAGGTATTCCAATGGCTGCGGGTCGTTTTGCGAAGGCCCTTTGGTACGGAAAGGTTCCAACGCATCCAGCGTTACAATCCATGGAGACATGGACGATGCGAAGTTTTTCGCTAAGAATGGCCCAAGCGGCACGTACTCCCATTTTTGGATATCGCGTGCGCTCCAGTCGTTGAACAGCACCATCCCGAAGATATGCTCTTCGGCCTCTTCCACAGGTATTTGCTCTCCCATAACGTTGGCATCGGTAGTGATGAACGCCATTTCAAGCTCAAAGTCTACCAGCTTGGATGGGCCATATACCGGTTTTTCGGCGCCAGGAGGCAAAGTCTGGCCATAAGGGCGGTGCACCGGAATTCCCGAAGGTACTATTGTAGACGATCTTCCGTGGTAGCCCACAGGCAGGTGGAGCCAGTTGGGCAGCAGTGCATTTTCAGGGTCACGGAACATGATGCCTACATTGGTAGCGTGCTCACGGCTCGAATAAAAGTCGGTATAATCACCAATAAGCACCGGCAGCTGCATTTCGACATCCTCTATGTTGAATATCACCACAGCTTTATGGTCTTCATTATCTTTAAGTTCGTTATTGGTCGCATCAAATAGGTCGGCAATGCGGTTGCGCACCAGTCTCCATGTCTTTTTCCCGTCAGATATGAAGTCGTTTAATGTATCCTGCATGAACATATCGTCGGTAAGTTCGATGCCTTCAAAATAATTAAGCTGCTGGAGTGCGCCAAGGTCGATCGCATAATCGCCGATCCGCGTGCCAATGGTCACAACATCATCTTTGGTTATAAACACGCCAAAAGGGATGTTCTGGATTGGAAAATCGCTGTCTTTTGGTACATTAAGCCAGGATTTTCTGGATGGGTCATTTGCAGTTAGTGGCATATTCTAAGTATGTGTTTTTTTGTTTTATTGAATTATCAAATATAGTCTCCTCTGTCGTTTTACCAAACGTTTTTTTGTACTTTTGACAGCAAATTAACGAAAAATTATAAAATGCAACGCGACGAACAAATTTTCGACCTGATCCTGGAAGAGCAGGAAAGGCAGATACACGGACTGGAACTAATTGCATCAGAAAATTTTGTGAGCGACCAGGTGCTGGAAGCCGCAGGTTCTGTTTTAACGAATAAATATGCAGAGGGCTATCCCGGCAAACGCTATTATGGCGGATGTGAGGTAGTTGATGTTATTGAGCAGATCGCTATCGACAGGGCAAAAGAACTGTTCGGCGCAGAATATGTAAACGTGCAGCCGCATTCCGGATCGCAGGCTAATACAGCTGTATATGCCGCTATCCTTAAGCCGGGCGATAAAATATTAGGTTTCGACCTTTCGCACGGCGGACACCTTACGCACGGTTCGCCTGTTAATTTTTCAGGTAAATTATACAACCCTGTGTTTTATGGTGTAGAGCAGGAGACAGGCCGTCTGAATTACGACAAGATACAGGAAATAGCCGAAAAAGAAAAGCCCCAGGTGATCATCGCAGGCGCTTCAGCCTATTCACGTGATATGGACTTTAAGCGTTTCCGCGAAATTGCAGACAGCGTAGGCGCACTGCTTATGGCCGATATTGCTCACCCTGCAGGGCTTATAGCCAAAGGCCTTATGAACGACCCAATCCCACATTGCCACATCGTTACGACTACTACCCACAAAACCCTTCGCGGGCCACGTGGCGGTATGATCATGATGGGTAAGGATTTCGAGAACCCGTTCGGGCTGAAAACACCAAAAGGCGAGATCAGGATGATGTCGTCCTTGCTTGATGGCGCTGTATTCCCGGGTAACCAGGGCGGGCCGTTGGAGCATATTATTGCAGCTAAAGCAGTGGCTTTTGGTGAGGCGTTAACCGATAATTTCTTCCGTTATGCCATGCAGGTGCAAAAGAATGCCAAAGCAATGGCAGCAGCTTTTGTAAATAGGGATTACAACATCATTTCCGGCGGTACCGATAACCACATGATGCTTATCGACCTCAGGAATAAAAACCTTTCGGGTAAAGAAGCGGAGAACGCTTTAGTAAAAGCCGAAATCACGGTAAACAAGAATATGGTACCGTTTGATGACAGGTCGCCATTCGTAACTTCGGGTATCCGGGTGGGAACAGCAGCTATCACTACTCGCGGACTTGTAGAAGCAGATATGGAAACTATCGTGGCGCTTATCGACCGTGTAATAATGGACCACACCAACGAGGAGGTGCTGGAGCAGGTTGCTGATGAGGTAAACGACATGATGAGCGAAAGGCCGATATTCGTGTTTTAATTCATTCATGTAAAATTTTTTAAGTCCCAATTGTTTGGGACTTTTTTATTTCCCATAAATTAGGCCCACAAATATGGGAGATACACAAGGCAATTTCAGGAAAGTATATTTTGAGCACAGGATACTCGTGTATAACCTGGCGCTCCATTACGTGCTAAACATTGAGGATGCCGAGGAAATAACCCAGGATGTTTTTGTAAAAGTACACGAGTCGTTCGCAACATTCAAAAATGAGTCATCGCTGAAAACCTGGATCTACCGGATAACGGTAAACCAATCCCTTGACTTCATAAAGCGCCGCGACAGCAAAAAGCGGTTCTTTATCTTCGGAAGGAAAAGCACATCTGAAAAAGAATATATAAACCTTTCCAGTTTTGAACATCCGGGAATTGCTCTTGAAGACAAAGAGAAGTCAAAATTGCTTTTTTCGATCATCGACCAATTACCCGAAACCCAGAAGACCGCTTTCCTGTTATCAAAGCTCGAAGGCCTTGCAAACCCGGAAATTGCGGCTATTATGGAAACCAGCATAGGCGCGGTAGAATCGCTGTTGGTAAGGGCAAAAAAAACATTACAGGAAAAACTTGACGGAAAATTTGAAGGATACCGCAGGAAAAAATAATAAACAGCGTCTAAATGGATATGGAAAAGCAAAAATGGATAGAGGATGTAATTGATAGCGGCAGCAGGGTGCGAAAACTCGCTCCGCGTGACAGCCTTTTGGAAGCTATCGAAAGGAGGGTAGCCCCAGTTGCTGAGGTTCCGGCCAGGAAAGTCTGGATAGCTGCGGCATCTGTCGCCGTACTGATAGCGCTGAATTTTGCAGCTATCAAAGCGGCAGGCGATACCGGCACCGAAAAATCTTCAACAACCGAAACACCGCTTTATACTAATAACCAGCTTTATTAATATGAAAAAGACAACATTATTAGGGATAGGGATTGTACTCCTTTTAGTTATAAACGCTGCCACGCTGGGCTTTGTATACTTTAAGGCAGGCCCTCCGCCAAGGCATCCCGAACCAAAACAAGTCATTGCGGAGATGCTTCATTTTGATGAGAGCCAGCAACATCAATACGAGGAAAAGATTGCATGGCATCGTACACGCATCAATGAGCTGGATGGCAAGATCAGGAAAGCGAAAGAACAGCTTTACGAAACGCTTGCCGACAACAATTCCCTAAAAAAGGACAGCCTTACGCAGGTTTTAACAGAGCTGCATAAGGAAATTGAGGAAACACATTATAAGCATTTCAGCGATATAAAATCAATCTGCAAACCGGAGCAGCAGATTTATTATAAACAGCTTATACTTGATTTGCCTCACCTTTTTGGGCCACAGCACAAACCCAAGCATAAGCGTAATTAAATAAATTGGACTAAAGATTTAAAATGTAATTACAATGTAGTTATATTGTAGATTTATTGTTAATGTCCTTTTAATTAAGTTGTTATAGGTTTGTAGTTTCTTTATATTTAAGGTAAATACCTTACTTATGGAAACTTATTTTGTTGTTCTGCAACTGCCGGGCAGTACAGAACTTAAATTTGTAGATGGCAAATACAGCCCTGAAAATTTCTGGCATTATGCTGCTACCGTTATCGGTAATGGAAAATCGGATATCATATCTGTCAGGCAGGATACAGGAGTATCGGAAGAGTTGCGCAGCCACGCTGATTGCAGCAGGAAATTTGAAACTTACATATTATTTTACCTAATGCTTAGTAAAGACGAGATACGGGATAAGAACACAATCCTTCGTAAAATATCTGACCTGCTGAAGGTAGCCAACTACGAGTTTGTTATAGATGCGAATGACAATTACCAGCTTGTGATGCGCGATTATATGGATATGGATAACACGGATATCACAGGGCATTATTATGGAGGTACGCATTTATCGGCCTAATCCGGATGAGAGTTGAAAAGAAATGCTTTCCGTTACAAAATCAATTATGATTTGTGTGACACAGGCACTGTGTCTCTATGTAAACGTTAATTTCATATTGTCAATGCATCATACTTCGGACATCCGACATACAACTTCTACTGTAAAATTTTATATTACATTTTAGAATTTCTAAGCTGTAAAGTGCTAATTTTATAGCTATGGAAACGCACAGAAAAAAAGGCTTCATATTTAAAACCTACGAAGCCCCGTATATATCGCCATTCGACAAGCTTTTCGAGATATTTACAGAGCTGATTACCCATACTTCGGGCGATCTTGATGAAGCGATCGACTGGTTGCGGCAGCTTGACAAGGAGTACAAACTGACTGACGAAAACTACACCATTGATGATTTTATAGAAGACCTGAAGAAGAAAGGCTATATCCGTGAGGAGATAAAGCCGGACGGTTCGGGTGGGATGAAGATAACGTCTAAAACCGAGCGCTCCATTCGCCAGCAGGCATTGGAACAGATATTCGGCAACCTGAAACGCGCCGGGTCGGGCAGCCACCGCACGAAATATTCCGGCAGCGGGGATGAGCACACAGGCGAGTTCAGGGAGTACCGCTTTGGTGACAGCCTGGAAAGGATATCGCTTACCGAAAGCCTCCGCAACGCCCAGGTGAATAATGGCATCGAGGACTTCCAGCTCTACGAGAATGATCTTGTGGTGGAAGATTCCCAGTTCAAGGCTCAGATGAGTACCGTACTGATGATCGACATCAGCCACAGCATGATACTCTATGGCGAGGACCGCATCACACCCGCGAAAAAAGTCGCCATGGCATTAGCCGAGCTGATCACCACCCGCTACCCCAAAGACACTTTGGACATACTGGTTTTCGGGAATGATGCCTGGCCAATAGCAATAAAAGATTTGCCCTATTTAAATGTAGGACCGTATCATACCAATACAGTTGCCGGGCTGCAATTGGCAATGGATTTGCTGCGCCGCAAGCGCAACACCAACAAGCAGATATTCATGATAACCGACGGCAAGCCAAGCTGTGTACGACAGTCTGATGGTACGTATTATATGAACAGCAATGGCCTCGATGATTATATCGTGGACAAATGCTATACTATGGCACAGCAGGCACGCAAGCTGCACATTCCTATCACGACCTTTATGATAGCGCGCGACCCCTACCTGCAGGAGTTTATACAGCATTTTACCGAGGCCAATCAGGGTAAAGCATTCTATACCGGCCTGAAAGGATTGGGCGAAATGATATTTGAAGATTATGAGGCGAACAGGAAAAAGAGGGTGAAATAGATTATTAGACTTTTGGACATTAGATGTGGAATGAAAGAACCTGTTAAAGTTTTTGTGGTTGGAGAGTATTCAGTTCATCTGTATGAAGAAACAGGCTTTAATTTAAATGATCCTGCTGCATTTGGTTACGGTTACATTTATATAAATGATACTGGCTACAGGCCTGCATCCCTTATTGGTATACAGGTATTTACAAACGGTATAGTTATAGCATCATGTATTGTTGGTTCTGATGGAGGTGCCACAGGAATACATAATCATTCAGCAATTATCAGTCAAAATGAATTGATGCTTTGCTGTTCGGATACGGTATTTAAACTTATTATTCCTGATTTAAGCCTTCAATGGAAGACCATAGCAGACTCAGTGACATGCTTTGGTATATACCCTCATAAAGACGGCTATATTGTCCATGGTGAACTTGAAATTACATATCTAAATACATACGGACAAATAGTTTGGCAGGTTGGCGGACGTGATATATGGACAACAATCGAAGGAGCGGCTGATGACTTTAAAATTTTTGATAAATATATTATAGCCCGGGATTGGGGGCATAACAAATACAAAATAGATTTTAACGGAAACATAACTGATTATAACGAGAATAATATATGAACATAGAAAACATAAAAACATTAGGCGAATTAAAAAAAGCAGGCTACCAAAGCAAAAACATTAATGATGAGCTGCGCGGAAACCTGCGGGATAAAATAAAAAAAGGTGAGAAAGTATTTGAAGGTGTTTGGGGATTTGAGAACACCGTAATCCCTGAACTGGAACGCGCCATCCTTTCGAGGCATAACATTAATTTATTAGGATTGCGAGGACAGGCAAAAACCCGTCTTGCGCGACTGATGGTCAATCTGTTGGATGAATATATTCCGTTTGTGGAAGGCTCTGAAATCAATGACGACCCGCTACAGCCTATTTCACGCTACGTCAAAGAACTTATTGCCGAAAAAGGCGATGACACTCCGATAAGCTGGCTGCACCGCAGTGAGCGCTTTTACGAAAAACTTGCAACGCCGGATGTTACGGTAGCCGACCTGATAGGCGACATCGACCCGATAAAGGCCGCGAGCCTCAGGCTTTCCTATGCCGATGACCGCGTGATCCACTTTGGGATGATACCAAGAGCCAATCGTTGCATTTTTGTTATCAATGAGTTGCCCGATTTGCAGGCGCGCATACAGGTGGCCCTTTTCAACATATTGCAGGAGGGCGACATTCAGATACGTGGCTTCAAAGTGAGGCTCAACCTCGATATCCAGTTCGTATTCACTGCCAACCCCGAAGATTACACCAACCGTGGGAGCATCGTGACACCATTAAAAGACAGGATAGGCTCACAGATCATCACGCACTATCCGGAAACGGTGAAAATAGCCCGCACGATAACCGAACAGGAGGCCAATCTTGACGGCCGCCAGTCCGACACCATACACGTACCGGATCTTGCCCGCGACCTGCTGGAGCAGATAGGCTTCGAGGCGCGTAACAGCGAGTTCGTAGATTACAAGAGCGGAGTGAGTGCCCGTATGAGTATCACCGCTTTTGAGAACCTGCTGAGCACAGCCGAGCGGAGGGCACTAAGGGCAGGGGAGGACAGGACTACTATACGCCTTTCTGACTTTACAGGAATCATTCCGGCCATTACCGGCAAAGTAGAGTTGGTGTATGAAGGAGAACAGGAAGGCGCCGCCATGGTTGCTGAACATTTGATAGGCGCCGCTGTTAAGACTGTTTTTGCCGACTACTTCCCAAAAATAGAAAAGCTGGAAAAGAATGACGGAAAAAGCCCTTACCAGGAAATCATTGACTGGTTCTTTAACGAAAGCGGACTAGAAATGGAAGATGATGCTACTGATGCCGACTATCACAAATTACTAGACAGCATCATCCCGCTTAAGCAAATGATACAAAAATACCAGCCCGATACCCCGGCAGAAGACCTGTATTTCATGAAGGAGTTTATCCTCTGGGGATTGGCCGAAAATAATAAGCTGAGCAAAGACCGCTTTAGCGAAGGCTACCAGTTTAAGGATATTTACGGAAGCTATATCAGTAAGTTGTAAGTAAATCAAAAGAGTTAGCCACATATCATAAAAATTCCACTAATTAAACCGGTGAAATTTCTGTGATTCGTGGCTAATTTTTAATGCATTTCCCTGAGGAAAGCAGTATTTAAGCGTTGGCAACAAAAAAATAACCTATTTTTGCCCTAATTTATAATTGGGATGGAAGATAACTTTAAAATGATTGCCAAAACCTTTTTTGGTTTTGAAGAAATACTGGCCAAGGAACTGCAAATGCTGGGCGCACAGGATGTGGAGCAGGGCGTGCGTATGGTAAGCTTTAAGGGAGATAAGGGTTTTATGTATAAAGCTAATCTCGCCTTGCGTACTTCACTTAAAATACTGAAGCCCGTTTACTTTTTCCGGGCGTATAATGAGCAAAGCTTATATAAAGGGATAATGTCGATGGACTGGTCTAAGTGCCTTAATGCCAACCAGTCATTTGTAATTGATGTAACCCTGCATTCCGATCATTTTAATCATTCGCAGTTTGTTGCGCTCAAGGCAAAAGATGCTATCGTAGACCAGTTCCGTGAACGCTACGGCAAAAGGCCGGATATCGATAAAGACCACCCTGATGTACGCATCAACATCCATATCCATGCCGACCAATGTTCGGTAGCGCTTGATACTTCCGGTGCTTCATTGCACCATCGCGGCTACAGGACAGCAACCAATATTGCACCGATCAATGAGGTGCTGGCTGCAGGAATGCTGCTGCTTTCCGGCTGGGACGGTCAGGGTGATTTCCTCGACCCGATGTGCGGCAGCGGAACAATCCTTGCCGAAGCTGCCATGATTGCCTGTAATATCCCGGCCAACATTAACCGTAAAGAATTCGGTTTTGAAAAATGGAACGACTGGGATAACGACTTGTTTGATAAGATAGTCGATTCTTTAATGAAAAAAACAAGGGAATTCCATTATACCATAAAGGGTTACGACAAAGCGCCATCGGCAGTAAATAAAGCTAAAGATAATATCATTAACGCCAACCTTGACGAATATGTAACCGTTGAGCAGCTTAATTTCTTTGAAACCGAAAAAGAAACCCGCGGGCCACTGCACATGGTGTTCAATCCACCGTATGGCGAAAGGCTGGACATCGATATGGAGCGTTTTTACCGCGAAATAGGCGATACCCTGAAACAGTCATATCCGGGTACCAACGCATGGTTTATAACCGCCAACCTTGAAGCGCTTAAATTCGTAGGCCTGAAACCGTCGCGTAAAATAAAGCTCTTCAATGGCAAGCTCGAAGCCCGCTTGGTAAAATACGAAATGTACGAGGGTAGTAAGCGGACAAAATTCCAACGTGAGGAGGAATAATTATTCAGATTGTAGATTTCAGAATTCAGAATTCAGATTGAGCTTCACTCTTGCTTGAATAACAAAGCAGTGTATTCCTTGAATGAAAATAAACAAACACCATGAACAAAAAAGCAAAAGCATTACTATATAATTTCCTTGGATTTGCCCCATTTTTCCTTTTGGGGTGGTACCTTATTGGGAATTTTACAAACCTCACCGGATTTTGGATACCGGCTACTGCCATGGTTGCCTCTACCATACTCGCGCCTAAATTCCAGGTAGCAAAATACATGGGCGAAGAAAAGATTTTTATGAGGTGGCTTTTTGTAAAGGGAATCAAAGAGGTGAAATAATCCGGTCATTGCTATTCGTAAAAAATACCTATTCGTTTAAAATAGTTTGCCCGAAATAAATCCTACCGGTAAATCCTATATATTTGGATAAACAATTTTATGAAAACCATCTTCTTATTCATTGCGTTGGCTCTTAGTACTGTAGGGACAGCACAAAAGATTCCTGCAGATAAGCAACTTTACGATGTAAACATTTTCAGGTGGGCAAAGGGCAATGAAGGCGAGCTGACCGATAAGATCGTACTCATCAATGCCGATGGCAGTGTGACTTTCAATGGGGAGGAACATTTCAGGCAGCTTGACATGAATGCTGTAACAATTGGTTTTAATA
Above is a genomic segment from Flavobacterium album containing:
- a CDS encoding vWA domain-containing protein is translated as METHRKKGFIFKTYEAPYISPFDKLFEIFTELITHTSGDLDEAIDWLRQLDKEYKLTDENYTIDDFIEDLKKKGYIREEIKPDGSGGMKITSKTERSIRQQALEQIFGNLKRAGSGSHRTKYSGSGDEHTGEFREYRFGDSLERISLTESLRNAQVNNGIEDFQLYENDLVVEDSQFKAQMSTVLMIDISHSMILYGEDRITPAKKVAMALAELITTRYPKDTLDILVFGNDAWPIAIKDLPYLNVGPYHTNTVAGLQLAMDLLRRKRNTNKQIFMITDGKPSCVRQSDGTYYMNSNGLDDYIVDKCYTMAQQARKLHIPITTFMIARDPYLQEFIQHFTEANQGKAFYTGLKGLGEMIFEDYEANRKKRVK
- a CDS encoding sigma 54-interacting transcriptional regulator, with product MNIENIKTLGELKKAGYQSKNINDELRGNLRDKIKKGEKVFEGVWGFENTVIPELERAILSRHNINLLGLRGQAKTRLARLMVNLLDEYIPFVEGSEINDDPLQPISRYVKELIAEKGDDTPISWLHRSERFYEKLATPDVTVADLIGDIDPIKAASLRLSYADDRVIHFGMIPRANRCIFVINELPDLQARIQVALFNILQEGDIQIRGFKVRLNLDIQFVFTANPEDYTNRGSIVTPLKDRIGSQIITHYPETVKIARTITEQEANLDGRQSDTIHVPDLARDLLEQIGFEARNSEFVDYKSGVSARMSITAFENLLSTAERRALRAGEDRTTIRLSDFTGIIPAITGKVELVYEGEQEGAAMVAEHLIGAAVKTVFADYFPKIEKLEKNDGKSPYQEIIDWFFNESGLEMEDDATDADYHKLLDSIIPLKQMIQKYQPDTPAEDLYFMKEFILWGLAENNKLSKDRFSEGYQFKDIYGSYISKL
- a CDS encoding THUMP domain-containing class I SAM-dependent RNA methyltransferase; the protein is MEDNFKMIAKTFFGFEEILAKELQMLGAQDVEQGVRMVSFKGDKGFMYKANLALRTSLKILKPVYFFRAYNEQSLYKGIMSMDWSKCLNANQSFVIDVTLHSDHFNHSQFVALKAKDAIVDQFRERYGKRPDIDKDHPDVRINIHIHADQCSVALDTSGASLHHRGYRTATNIAPINEVLAAGMLLLSGWDGQGDFLDPMCGSGTILAEAAMIACNIPANINRKEFGFEKWNDWDNDLFDKIVDSLMKKTREFHYTIKGYDKAPSAVNKAKDNIINANLDEYVTVEQLNFFETEKETRGPLHMVFNPPYGERLDIDMERFYREIGDTLKQSYPGTNAWFITANLEALKFVGLKPSRKIKLFNGKLEARLVKYEMYEGSKRTKFQREEE